A portion of the Algimonas porphyrae genome contains these proteins:
- a CDS encoding class I SAM-dependent methyltransferase codes for MRESADRLESFYAAPLGRMARSMAMRRLVTLWPDLAGCNALGFGYTAPYLEAYRRSANRIVLANPAEQGAIAHRSSRGVMSCVSDESLLPFSDAAFDRVLCVHALEEADDLPGLLRELWRVTQPEGRIVVIASGRSGLWARADTLPFGSGRSFSRTQLRARLLKAGFHPTVGAGALYGPPITRLSGPKLAYGFERFGETVWPGFCGLVMVEAIKRLYVEPDRIETAKVRAPLFGSSAQPSVERRK; via the coding sequence ATGCGCGAAAGTGCCGACAGACTGGAAAGTTTCTATGCCGCGCCGCTGGGCCGGATGGCGCGCAGCATGGCGATGCGTCGGCTTGTGACCTTGTGGCCGGATCTGGCAGGCTGCAACGCGCTCGGATTTGGCTATACAGCCCCCTATCTCGAAGCTTATCGCCGCAGTGCCAACCGTATCGTTCTGGCCAATCCGGCAGAGCAGGGGGCGATTGCCCACCGCTCCTCACGGGGTGTGATGAGTTGTGTTTCCGATGAAAGCCTGCTGCCTTTTTCAGACGCGGCGTTCGACCGCGTCCTGTGCGTACATGCGCTGGAAGAAGCTGATGACCTGCCCGGGCTCCTGCGGGAGCTGTGGCGCGTCACCCAGCCGGAAGGCCGAATCGTCGTGATCGCGTCTGGACGGTCGGGCCTGTGGGCGCGCGCCGATACGCTGCCTTTCGGATCGGGCCGATCCTTTTCGCGGACGCAGCTGCGCGCACGCTTGCTCAAGGCCGGCTTTCATCCGACGGTCGGGGCGGGGGCGCTTTACGGCCCGCCGATCACTCGTTTGTCAGGCCCGAAGCTTGCCTATGGGTTCGAGCGCTTCGGTGAAACGGTCTGGCCGGGTTTTTGCGGACTGGTGATGGTCGAAGCGATCAAACGGCTCTATGTCGAACCGGACCGGATCGAGACCGCCAAGGTCCGCGCTCCGCTCTTCGGGTCGTCGGCCCAGCCTTCAGTGGAGCGTCGCAAATGA
- a CDS encoding chorismate mutase has product MSANPDLDRVRQEIDRVDKAMLDLIAERLALSADVRRAKAGAKLWRPSREDGHVAHLAERATHTGTPPALVSRIWAELMSASISVQGSSRIHVALEGDARANLSLIRDRFGGSLPVLSYPTSSNALAACYGEDEGIAVLPAPGGMNNWWTALAAGGAMPELKIVAPLPRIEAGDWPRAVAIAAIDLDIGSFDGDGRILCASRDVMPGLVRAESGDLSLYEIAATEDVDARDVIGYLPPPVSV; this is encoded by the coding sequence ATGAGTGCCAATCCCGATTTGGATCGTGTCCGGCAGGAAATCGACCGGGTCGACAAGGCCATGCTCGATTTGATCGCGGAACGGCTGGCTCTGTCTGCCGATGTACGTCGGGCCAAGGCCGGTGCCAAACTGTGGCGACCCTCGCGCGAAGACGGTCATGTCGCGCATCTGGCCGAACGGGCGACGCATACGGGCACGCCGCCTGCGCTGGTGTCGCGGATCTGGGCCGAATTGATGAGCGCGTCGATTTCCGTACAGGGTTCGAGCCGGATTCACGTCGCGCTGGAAGGGGACGCCCGCGCCAATCTATCGCTGATCCGGGACCGGTTCGGCGGCAGTCTGCCGGTCCTGTCCTACCCGACCAGCTCGAACGCACTGGCCGCCTGTTACGGTGAGGATGAGGGCATTGCGGTGCTGCCCGCGCCGGGCGGCATGAATAACTGGTGGACGGCGCTGGCGGCAGGGGGCGCGATGCCGGAATTGAAAATCGTGGCGCCGCTGCCACGGATCGAAGCTGGCGACTGGCCGCGCGCCGTCGCGATTGCGGCCATCGATCTCGACATCGGTTCCTTTGATGGTGACGGACGGATCTTGTGTGCAAGCCGGGACGTCATGCCGGGGCTGGTTCGTGCCGAATCGGGCGATCTGTCGCTCTACGAAATTGCCGCAACGGAAGATGTGGATGCGCGCGACGTGATCGGCTACCTGCCACCGCCCGTCTCTGTCTGA
- a CDS encoding prephenate/arogenate dehydrogenase family protein: protein MSDTPFDSLLIVGSGLIGSSIARAARARAGVSTIWMSDRSATVIETVEQLGLAEGTAEGPAHHFASQADLVMLCVPPARIAEVAADLLPLMKPGAVLSDVGSIKGAVIDAVRPALRDDVSFIPGHPIAGTEFSGPEAGFTELFDNRWCVLTPIDPDDPALRRLSAFWEALGSSVAVMDPTRHDTVLATTSHVPHLIAYTLVGTAVDMETVTGDEVVKFSAGGFRDFTRIAASDPVMWRDVFLSNREATLDVVDRFIEDLTALKRAIRWSDGDTLLDHFAKTRDIRRRIVESGQDEPNFGRDD from the coding sequence ATGTCTGATACGCCATTCGACTCCCTTCTGATCGTGGGATCAGGCCTGATCGGCAGTTCCATCGCCCGGGCCGCCAGAGCGCGGGCTGGCGTTTCGACAATCTGGATGTCCGACCGGTCCGCCACAGTCATCGAAACGGTCGAGCAGCTGGGTCTGGCTGAAGGTACGGCGGAAGGTCCGGCCCATCACTTCGCCTCGCAAGCCGATCTGGTCATGCTCTGTGTGCCGCCCGCGCGCATCGCCGAAGTTGCCGCAGATCTCCTGCCACTCATGAAGCCGGGCGCAGTCCTGTCCGATGTCGGGTCGATCAAGGGCGCTGTGATCGATGCCGTCCGGCCCGCCTTGCGCGATGATGTCTCCTTCATTCCGGGTCATCCCATTGCTGGGACAGAATTTTCCGGACCGGAAGCGGGCTTTACGGAATTATTCGATAATCGCTGGTGCGTACTGACGCCGATCGATCCTGACGATCCGGCGCTGCGGCGGCTGAGCGCGTTCTGGGAAGCTCTGGGCTCCTCCGTGGCGGTGATGGACCCGACCCGTCATGATACAGTTCTGGCGACCACAAGTCATGTCCCACACCTGATCGCCTATACGCTGGTCGGGACTGCGGTCGATATGGAAACGGTGACGGGCGACGAAGTGGTCAAGTTCTCGGCTGGCGGCTTTCGAGACTTTACCCGTATTGCCGCGTCCGATCCTGTCATGTGGCGGGATGTCTTTCTGTCTAACCGCGAAGCCACGCTGGATGTGGTGGACCGGTTCATCGAAGATCTGACGGCCCTGAAACGGGCGATCCGCTGGTCTGATGGTGATACGCTGCTCGATCATTTCGCCAAGACGCGCGATATCCGGCGCCGCATCGTCGAAAGCGGTCAGGATGAGCCGAATTTCGGTCGCGACGATTAA
- a CDS encoding YdcF family protein — protein sequence MTGQRRRHPETEAELRRSGGGPRRLFVFLTALLFGGLTGGFLAFAHYVDGITVPVDLPAADGVVVWTGPGGGRLERAGALIEYGRGERLLVSGVNRSLTLDSVARLSGVTADTAECCVDIDYAALDTRGNARETVAWAQALGYDHIILVTSAYHMPRALVELSHAMGGLHVTPVAVQPTDTADWWTDLPRFRRLAGEYAKYLLSLARGRPVNEAGRAPVLKDPLPDAEISSDPVTPNQNAE from the coding sequence GTGACAGGACAACGCCGTAGACATCCTGAAACGGAAGCCGAATTGCGACGTTCGGGCGGTGGACCGCGGCGTCTGTTTGTCTTTCTGACGGCCTTGCTGTTTGGCGGCCTGACCGGCGGCTTTCTCGCGTTTGCCCACTATGTCGACGGCATTACCGTCCCGGTCGATCTTCCGGCTGCCGATGGAGTTGTAGTCTGGACCGGTCCGGGAGGGGGACGACTGGAACGAGCCGGAGCGTTGATCGAATACGGGCGCGGCGAACGTCTGCTCGTCTCCGGGGTCAATCGCAGCCTGACGTTAGACTCGGTCGCGCGCCTGTCCGGCGTCACGGCAGACACGGCCGAGTGCTGCGTCGATATCGATTATGCCGCGCTCGATACGCGCGGGAATGCGCGCGAGACGGTCGCCTGGGCGCAAGCTCTGGGGTATGACCATATCATTCTGGTGACGTCCGCCTATCACATGCCGCGCGCGCTGGTGGAACTCAGCCACGCCATGGGCGGTCTGCATGTCACGCCCGTCGCCGTTCAGCCGACCGATACGGCGGACTGGTGGACCGATCTGCCACGCTTTCGCAGGCTGGCGGGTGAATATGCCAAATATCTTCTCAGCCTGGCGCGAGGTCGTCCCGTCAATGAGGCAGGCCGCGCGCCGGTTCTCAAAGACCCGCTACCGGACGCGGAGATAAGTTCGGACCCTGTCACGCCCAATCAGAACGCCGAATAA